Sequence from the Osmia bicornis bicornis chromosome 13, iOsmBic2.1, whole genome shotgun sequence genome:
tttatttttttactcGTCTCGATGAGCCTCGAGGCTAAGGTTGAGTAACGAAGAGGACGTGCTCTATCTTCGTCTCGTTTTCCTTCCTCCTGCAAGCGCACGTATTATTCGGATGATTTGAGAAAGCGTGCTCGCGTGTATACGCGCCAAGGCATACGGTGGATAGAAAAGAGTAGAAAGGTAGGGTTCCCGGTGCAATCGAAGCGCGACTTTCACCGAGCCAAGGTGGTCGTGATACACGATCGATTACGCAAGCGAGTAAACGAACGCGAACGAGCGAACGGGCTGAGAAGAAACGCTAGTCACGTGTAACTGGCGATCGTGGACCGTCCACGGCCACGTTAACGCGTATTCTTTTTCACGCGGAAACGCATTAACCGGGGTCACCGGAACAAAAAGTACGTGTAACGAAACAAAAGGGTAGTGACGCAAGTACCGATGCGCTGCACAAAAAGAAGCGCGTCTCATTGAATTCTGTTGTTCGCGGCATTCGACACGCTGGGTAAAGTTCATAGGTTCTATTCGAGACTCGTAACGCGACGAGGAAAGACCCGATAGCCTTGATGCTCAACGAACCGGCCGAAAATGGGATCGCGGTGAAAGTACAGTGTAGGAATTACGAGAAGAAAGTGAATCTTCGAGTGGCCGTCAAATTCgaaaaaacgaaagaggaTAGAATCACGCGCCTCGCTCTGAATCggttgatttttttttcccccgttCGATCGCGCGATTCAGAATGAATCCGGATGCTGAGCAGGAGAAACGGAAACAGAGGAGGAAGAAATGACGGAAGAAAAAGCAGCGGTAAGAGCGTGTAAAGCAAAAGGTGCGGTAAGAGTGGCGCGCGTACCACGATCTGGCCTTAAATTGATCGGGCGAGTAAGTAAGCGGGTTACTTCGATCCAAGTTGGTCGACGAGTAAGATTTCTCGGTAGAACGCGAATACTACTGGTGAACGACCGAAGGAACCGTCCGTTTCCGCGGTTTTAACGCGTTCGCTCGAATTCCAAAAGTCAACCACGCGTACCGATCGCGATCGAGAGAAAGTTCACGCCGGAATTTCCGATACCTCGAACGACGCGCGTCGTTGGTGTTTCTTCGAGGAGAAAGGTCCTCAAGTTCCGGCGAATGTTATTCCATCATGATCCTTGTGCTCGCGATACTAGATTTATTCATTCGCGTTCCACTCGCATAACGAGCACGAGGACGACGCGAGAAGCGGTCGAACAGCGCTAGAAAGCGCCGCGAAGAATCGTCAGGACAGTTATTCTTTCTCAAGTAGACCGATGTCGGACTTTCTCCTGAACGACGAGTCGACAAATGGCGTAAGAAGTGATCGTGTCTCTCGTAATCGTTGGTAGCTTGCTTGAAATTCGAACGAGCGAAACGAGGACGCGGCAAGCAAGGGAGGGagcaggaagaggaggaggaggaagaggaggtgGAGGAAAAGAAGGTGAAGCAGCaggaggaggagaaagaaGGGAACTGAAAACGCAAAGCAAAGCGTAAGGAAAGCATCGGTTGTCGTGTCTAGTTGTTTCCGAGTAGAAGAATGGCCAAGTCGGGAGAAGAAGATTACGGATGTGCACTAAACGAAGAGACAGGGACGATCGCTCGAGTTGAACTCCGCGAGGATGATGCGATCAGGGAACAAACGTTGGACCAATTCCGACACTGGATTCAAAAGCATCCCGCTATTAAACGCTGCAGAACAGACTCGGCCTTTCTCCTCAGGTTCCTTCGAACGAAGAAATTTAGCGTGCCGATGGCGGAAGAGATGCTCGAACGCTACTTGACAATTAGACAATTGTATCCAAATTGGTTCCAAAATCTCGACATCGAGGATCCGGACATCGAGGCCATTATCGACGCTGGCTATCTGGTGCCGTTAATGGAACGCGATCATCACGGTCGTCGGGTGATACTCTCTTGCGCGGGTAAGGATCACGGATTTCTATTTCACATTAGAATATGTacaactattttttttattttttttttttattgccgTTTTACCTCGTTGTTTCCGGCCATTCACGTTACGCAACTTTTACTATACGTCTACCGTTTTCTGTTCGAGGACGCTTCGATCCGTACAAGTACACGTCCGCTCAAATGGCTCGAGCTCACAGCTTGGTGGTAGAAGCTCTGATGGACGACGAGGAAAATCAGGTTCGCGGCTATACGCACATCAACGACGAATCCGGACTGACGATGGGTCATCTCAGCGCCTGGTCTCTAACCGATATCCGTAACATGTTACGGTGCATCCAAAACAGTACACCCATGAGACACAAGGAAACGCACTTCGTCAATATTCCAAGTTACGCGACCAAAGTCATAGAGTTTGGCATCTCCCTTCTTAACGACAAGTTAAGAGCACGAATCTTGGTACGTATTCCCGCGAACGAATCCCTGAACGTTTTCTTAGATTCATCTTCTGAGTTTTCTTCTCCCCGAAGGTACACAAGAGCCTGGAGGATTTGAAAGCGTCCGTCCAGGATCCAAGAATTTTGCCGAAAGAATACGGAGGAGAGATACCACTCAGCGACATGATCGGTACGCGTTTCGTCCCGATCCTCGGGTAACgagtatttaaaataatcgAGTATTTCTTGTGTTTCAGCTGCTTTCAAGAAAACCTTGAAGGAACAAAGAGACCGTTTAAAAGCGCTCGACGACATGTACATTGAGATCTCGTCGACGGAATGTCAGCACACTACGAGCGATACTCTAAGCGGTATACCTGGTTCTTTCCGTAAACTGGAAGTTGATTGatcctcctctctctctctctctctcgttgaTTTTTATACAGTCGCGCTGTTACTTGTTCGCGCTCCTAGTTATTTATTGTTATCTCGATGTATCAGAATTCTTCTGCCGGTGGTATTAGTTACCTACTATCGTTTCGATTTTTATATGCGACATAGAATAAGATGCGACGATTATGCGCATCGTTAGCGAAATAATTTCAtgttatcttttttttctttttttttttcctgttcTACGGTATAGAAACGGTAAAGGTGTGTGGCATACGTCCAAGCGTGGCAATGTTGAGCATGAAAGAGGAACGTTTAGAACGCACGATTGTTTCAAACATCCTTTCTGttgataattttatacaaGTTAAACCCAACAATTTATGCTACATCTTTATCGGAGGATAAAAGTATCGTAATATAACGCGTTCAAATGTACACTCTATCGACATTGTTCTTTTTTCAAGCTTCGTCCACGGTTTCGAGCTCGCATTCGCGCAGAATTTTTTCCAAGAAATCTGCATTCGAGGGTGCCGTAGTGTAAAGGCTACCTGTAACAAGCATAAAACAACTTGGTTTATTTAGATCGTTCGAAAGCGGCAAACGACCAATCAATTACTTATCTAACAAATATAAAGCATACGTTTACGCTTACACTTACCTAGGAAGTGTTTCACATTATTGTCGGATAAAATAACTTTGCAATTATTTCtgtgtaatattttaaatccTAAACAACGGAAACGTTCGTCCGTTTTATAAAGAGTACTGTTCTTCTGCAAGTTCAAGTGCGGTTGTCCGCTGAACGGATTGATAAAGTCTGCCCAGTATCCCATTCCCTGCAGTTTCGCACAGATATCCGAGGCTGCTAATACAAACTAAAGGAAAGagtaagaataaaatttaccCTGTAAATCGAGCCGGGTTACTTTATCTTTTCTGATGCGTACACCAGCAGGAACATTCGTGCTCTTTGATCCTGGTCACGGTCACTTACGTATTTCGttaatttttccgtttctaATTCTCTGTTCCATCTCATTATTTTTCCATTGACCGCTTGACTGATAGTAATTATAGTGAGCTGTACCGAACCGATGTCTAAGCATCCCTGAAACAATTCTCCTATGCCTTTTCTCAACAATAGGGGACAATCTTGAGCGACGCATCGAAGGATCGGTTGTCGATTGTTGCTTCTCGAACGATTTAACGGATGAAGGGGGGTTTTCTTAGATTCAGAGTCTACGGAAAGCGATCTTTCGTCGTTCGGGAAATTAACTAGCTCCGTTTTCACGTGGACAGTGGTGGTCACGTCCGACCAAGCGGGACCAATGCCTCCTGGCATATAAAATCTAAATCCTCTCGGTGTTAATAATTCCCAATTCGAATTTATTCCAAGCACAGCACCGTCTACGTCTAAAAATCAATCGTTTTAATCGTTTTAATCGTTTTACGTGAATCTGATCGAGATATTCGCGTAGAGTCAACTACAAGTCAACGAATACGCTTACCATCCAAGTTTTCACTATTTGTTCCAACGATCTTATACGTGCTCGTGCTTTTGTCACTCCGTCGGGAGTAATGATTTTTCGAGAGGTAATTATATAGTGCCGTGGCATTGGTTTTCCTTGCATGTTTGAAGCAAAGCATCTGAAAACAACGACGTCGCTTAGGTTATGTTTTGCGATTGCTTGGGACACCAATGACAGAAAGTTGCAGCGACGCCATTTACGGCTGTCCCGCACTTCTCGATATTCTGGTCAATTTGGTTTATGGAAGAAAAGTGCGCGATTACCGTTGGGTCCCAATTCACATGCtggattaaaaattttcgtaTCGAAAACACTGTTTAGCGCTTTGATTATTTAACCTTGAAACGCGTCCACAATTATTCGTATACTTTTACATACATAGGTAAATATggatcattttttatttgacCAACCAGACATCATACCTATCGTGCGACGAGTTTTCGTTCGTTCTGCGCATGATTGTCTTGCGCATGCTCTGTCTGCGCAAGCGCGTAATGGCGTCGCGCATTATACCCATTGCACTTGTATTCAGTATACCCGTCGCCCTTCGAAGGGAGCGCGCGCTTCCTCGATTCTTTTTTCTGTTCACCGTGTATACGAGTACAAAGTTCGAAATTAGTGTAGAGGGCCTCACTGAGCTGCGCGAAACAAGTACGTTCTCTCGTTGAACGAATAACACAAGGTTGGCCAACACAAAGGCAACGTCGCATCACTTTCCAAGTGGAAACACTCGATTCGCTCGCCAGATGTCACAACACGTTCGTCTTTTTTACCGCGAACCGAACAAAAGTTTATTATCCGCGGTTGCTTCGAATCATTCGTAACTCTTATCTACAGATTCAGTGCGATCTACGTtattgaaaagtttcagtgaaAAAAAGATCGGCGTCGCTTGCATTCGATTCTGCGTCTACTCGATTTTGAAATCGATCGGGTCGTTGATACCGTGGAGGGCGGACAATAAAAGTCGAATAAACCCGGCTTGTGCGCGTGCGATAAAAACGAGAAATTCTGAGAGAGGAGGATTTTCTGGCAGTCACAGACATTTCATTCGTTCGAAAAGTTCGCGTCACTTTGCCATTTCTAACCTAGAAAGACGAAATGGCAGAATCGGAGCAAGACTTTGGAGAGCGTGGTGATAGCGACAATCTAAAAACGGATAAGCTGTTTATTTTGAAGAAATGGAACGCAGTGGCCATGTGGAGCTGGGACGTGGAGTGTGACACTTGCGCGATTTGCCGGGTTCAAGTGATGGGTGAGTAAATTTGTTGTTGCACAATTCATAGGTTAGGACGTTTATTATCAACTTGCCCCGTCATCTGTTTTATTCGGAgaagaaacaaatattttttactattCTTCGCGTTATAACAAAGTACGTAAGGAATTTTATCGTGTAAACATTTAAATGAGTTCAGATAAATCAAAGTACGGTCGCTTCGTGCGCCCGTAGATTTTGACGTATATACCAAATTGCGTATACGCGTGGAGTCGATACAATCGATAGTGGTGGGAGTGGGAGACTCGTTAAAACGCGATTTAAAAAGCGGGACGAGGATTGACGGAACAAGAATGGAGTAGGTAGAAGGAAAGAGCGAAGAGTAAAAAGTCATCGTGTCAAACATTATGTTTTAATAACTTACAAATTTACATACAAACTTAACGCGATTAGTACACAACTTCAAAGATATATCCATTGAATTCTCCAGAAATTTGGCAAGCACCTTACGCCCCAGTGGCACACAGTAGAAATGTTTGTCAAATAAGTACGAATAACGacgcatttttctttttacaacaAAGGTAAAAACTTAAATTGTACAGATGAAATGTGAGTAACGCGTCCAAAATGGCGTTTATTCCTCGCGATATCATTAGCCGAGATCGTACGTTAAACCGTACTATTACAGGAATGTTTCGTGACGTTGTTCTTCTTTCGTCGTAGTACATAGATTCGTAATGGTATCGCGACGATATAAAAAGGTATTTTCTCGTTCGCCCGATGAGGGTGGTACGCACCCCCGGTATATTCGGTTGCAGATAGAAGGCGACAGAGAAAATCGAAATAAGAGAATGAATAGAGGAAAGGCGTGGCGCGTGGAATCGAGATTCAAATCGACCGTAGAGGTCCCTAGGGGTCTAAATGTTTcgcgtctctctctctctctctcgaaaCGGTACTTTCGAGTAATAAAAAGGCGCGAAATACAAAACAAGGTATCGGGGGCGTGTTTCACGAATTCGCGGCTTGCGCTATTCGTGTATTTCTTCGCTGTGTTCTTCGTCGCGTCATCTCGCTAACCGACAACGATTTCGACGATTAAAAAATAGACgcgtattatttttatctctCTGTTTCTCAACTATAACTTACGATTTAATTCGACGGTAGATGATGCAACTGTTTGCTAACGCAGATCGATATAACTATGTACAAACTCGATGCCGAGATGGTCGCGTGCTGGAATTTATTGTCGCGATAGTGAAGAACCATTTGTTCTTTTACCAAAGATCAGGTTACTTATCTCGTTCTCGTATCCGCGTATAAGTACGCACACGTAtactaattaaataatttgcacTTGTCGTTTAAACCTACTCGTATACCATTAGTAAAAGTACTAACTTGAGGTAGACCCTGTAAAACTATcgaataacaaaaataacagTTACGCACGATGTCTAATCAAGATCGTTCTTATGAATAGTAGGAAGGAACTATACGAATTATTCGTTTCGTAGCGCGGAACGACGCGATGTGGAGGAGATTTCCtatcgaacgaacgaacgaattGATTGATTGGCTAGCTATTCGAAATTATAAGATTCGTTAACAGCCCATCGGCGTAGGCTTTATGTTCGCGATCGCGCTCATTCTTCTCACCGGACCGGTGAATCTCTTTTCAATCTCTTCGAGAGATCTGCCGCGCGTTTCCGGCACGCAGGTGATGACGAAAACGAAGCCGATCAGGACGATCGTGCCGAACAGCCAGAACGCACCGTGCGCCCCGATCTCCGACACTAGATCCTCGTACGTTTTCGTCACGACGAACGTGCACGACCAGTTGAAGGCAGTCGCGACACTGGCAGCGGAACCGCGGATCTTAACCGGCAGGATCTCGCCCATCATTAGCCACGGGATCGGGCCGAATCCCAAGGAAAATCCGATCACGTAAATGATCAGACTCGCTAACGGTATCCAACCGAACTCCGACATGTCCGAACCGTTCTCTTTCATGTAGAAGAACGTACCAAACGTGAACAATGTGATACACATCGATACAGCGCTTATGTAGAGCAACATCTTCCTGCCAAGTTTGTCTATCACGGATGCAGCGGCGAACGTCGAGATGAAGTTCACCACACCCACGATGATGGTTGATATGTTCGAGTCGATGCTGCTTCCGGCGTCCTGTAAAAAAATCAATTCCACAGTTAGGCATTTCGTGTCCGAACGAGAACGCGGGCGTGCGTGTTTAGCATGCGTACCTTAAAGATTTGTACGGTATAGAATATGACCGCGTTAATTCCTGATAGTTGTTGGAAAAACATCAGACCAAGGGAAATGAGGAGCGGCTTCAGGTGGTTCTTCTTGAAGAGTTCCATGAACGCACCCTGCGATACGTTTCGTTCGCTGTCAACGTGTAACTTCTCGACGGCGGTTAGTTCGTCGGTAATGTCGGTTCCCTGGCCCCGCAGCCACTGCAGCGATTTTCTCGCCCTTTTCGTTTTCCCTTTGGAAATGTACCACCTCGGGGTCTCGGGGATCGTGAACATGAGAATCATGAACGGTATCGGCAGACTAGCGCCCAACAACGCGAGATTCCTCCAATCCAGATACATCCCGGCCACGAAGCAGATCAAGATTCCTGAACAGACCGAACGAAAAGGCAAACGTTTTAATTACCGATTCACTCGCGTTCCCTGCCACGTAAGAAACCCTAATTATCGAAAACTGCAATAGATAGTCGGTTATCGAATATCTGCTACTTTATATTGTTGGTAATATGACAGAGTCGTTCAAAGTAATCATTTTCTACTGTTTCctgttaattatttacataaatatatgtaaattaCCGGTTACCGTTGACCTTCACCGCATTCACTGTATTTAAAACGAAAATGACAAGGTTCTTACCGGTGTTACCAAAGGCGGTTGGAAGTAATCCAAGGGTTCCTCGAACCTCCGGCTGTATCGTCTCGCCTAGGTAGACCGGTAACGAAAGGGACGCGATACCGACGCAGAACCCGCAAAGGGCTCGACCAACTAGAATCATCGCGACGTTGGTCGCCAGCGCGATCAATAGCCAGgctgtaataaataaattcgatAATCGTTAGTCCATATCCTTCGAATCTTCGATACCAAAGTTCGATCGTAAACCTACCTGCGATGAAGGGCACCGCTGTGCCCACTATCGTGTTCCTTCTGCCCAGATATTCGATGCACGGACCCCCGAAGATGCCTCCGAAAAGCGCGCTCAAAGGCATGATCGATCCGATCCACATACCCTGTAACGAGAACGATACTTAGAAAAATCTCGATCGCGGTCGCGGATTGATCGACCTTCGAATATAAACAAGCACGAAAACGAAAGGAAATGctgagaaaggaaggaaatcGTTAACGAGTCACGTATCACGGTAAGAGgggaggaggtggaggaggaggaggaggtagGGACATTGACGAACGCGGAAGCACCCACGGTAGAATCGGTAGCTAGATCGTGTTGGATTTATTTTCTGCGCGGCGCGACTACGTCGAAGGTTGCCGTTGACTCGATCGAGAGAATCAATCGAGGCTGGACGAGCTACTGGGAATCGATGCGCGAGATCGTAATAAAAAGATAGCCGTGCGCGGTGTTACCAACGGAATACAGAGACTGTACCCTATTGACGCATTCGAGGTTGAACTTTCAATCAACCATTGACCCCTTTCGATATCGATGATTCTCGGCATCGATTCGATCGAAGTTCGGCCAGCCAGACGATCCGGAACGATCAGGAACGAACAGTTTGACCGCCAACATCGAATCTCTTCTGTTTTCTTTATCGGATGCACGTAGACACGTCGTGAAAAAGGAAGCTCGCGTAATCGCGGTATACTTTTGAAAACAAACGTGCGTTGTTTAAGAGCGTGTCTAGCCTTGACTCGTACTCCggataagaaaaaagaatccCGGATAACTGTTGTTTTCTGATTTCGTTGGAATATTCAAGATTACGAAATGTCTCGATCACGTTCGCGAGGCACGTTTGTTTGAAAACATTCCCGCCGCGGATGATCTATTTCGATAGCTTAGAATAGATAAATTGTGTTTAGTGTTTGCTTCACTTACAGTTTCCTTAGTAACCTCGAACGAGGTCGTGGCATTGTTCTGCATGGAAACTAGACCCGGCGAGGTGTAGGAACTCGCGTAACCGACCACCATCGAGCCCAGCGACACTGATAAGGCTGCCAGTACCTGAAAATAGatcgaaagaaatttttattaaagaaattgtTCGAGATCGTTCCGAGTTACGATTCATCCCCGTAGTTATCGATATCGAAACAGAGAAAACTTGATATGTTTACGTTTAGCGCGACAGATCGATATTCGATAGGAAAGGTcgatcggtggttagacaaACGATAAACGCGTTAGATCGGGAATAAAATCGAGTAGACGTagattaataatgaaattacacAACGTTGCTGTCGATACCTGAGTGAAGGTGCATTTAGCGACTGGCGCGTTGCCCGGTAATTCGATGTTCACATGGGTATCTGCTCGCATAAGAATCTTCATGGTTACGATAGAGAGGAAACGAGACTGGGGTGAGAAGACGAACGAAGAAAGAAACTGATCGTTGATGAAAAATCGGCGAGTTTTCGACGATCAATTCGCGTCGCGACGAGGCGACACCGCGACTCGTAGCGATACTCGTAGACGAATCGAGCAGAGGTTACGAGGAACGTTTCTACGATCGTTGCGCGATCGTTTCGTCTAGGCGTTAACCGCTCGACACGCGAAACGAGCGAGACGTTGGAGCATGCGTCGATCGACGATCGACGATCGGCGTCGATTTAGAAGTTGGAGTCGGAACGAAATCGATCGCGTTACTGGCGATACGTTAACTATCGACGCGTACGCGATCCTAGATCGAGCCCCTCTCGATCGCGACTGTCTTTCGcctcgtcctcgtcgtcgCTGACGTCGCCGTCGTTGTTGTCGTCGTCGTTTCACCGATGATCAGTTTTCGTCGCCGCTGTTGTCAACGTTCCCGTATTATATTGACACGCTATTGGCACTCGGTAAACCGACGGGTGGTTCCCTGTTTATATAGGGGAACGATGCTGGGGGGCCGCGACTATCCCTTCTCTGCTGATCGAGAGGATCCGTTGTCCGCGAATCGGATGATTATACGTACCTACGTACGCGTGCGTGTGCTCGCGCGCGGCGACATTTCGCGTATACGCGTGAGCGTGTAACTCGTGCCATTCCTTCGTGCCTTACGGCACGTGGGAtctctttcaatttcaagGGACTAGCgagacaaaaagaaaaagagagagtgagagagagagagagagtctGTAGCATGACCCGAAATTAACAAACGAGAGCAAGAACCCGGTTTCTTTCGCCTTTCCTCGTAAAACAACGAGTTTTAGTTTCCCTCGCGAAACAAATCATATGGAATTCATCCAGTTTAGTTGAAACGCGCGCCCGTCGAGATCTCGCGGAAGGATCAAGATAACCGATCTCTCATTCGCGACCTTCTTTCGCGTTGCGTAATCCTCAgctcttcttttcctttttcgcGATCGAACAAACAGTCCTCGTTTCCTCTTTTCAGTCGTTTTTGATCGATTCCAGTCCGGATTCGGTTCGCGGATAGTCCTGCCGCTCGATACCGAAGCAGGTTTTGTATTCCCGGGATCGCGAATCCAGAGTTGATATGTAATAATTGTTTAACGCTGTTCGGGAGCATCTTCGGGATACGTCAGCCACGTACTTACGTACATGAGAAGAAATTAAGCTGCTAATTATTGTCAGAAACGCGCAAGGTCACCGTAGTTGGGTACAAAAGTGCATGCACGCGTGCGATGCATGCATTCATCTTTTGTCTCCCGTAATTGCTCGTCTTTCGACGGTCTAAGATCAACTCGTAAGAAAATTATGCGCACACCCGCACACCTTCCTTCCGTTCGTCTCCATCATTTTCCTCGTCGACCAATTACATCGATTACGTATTTATTCGATTGGAAATCGGTAATGCGGCACGAGTAAACGGTCAACGTGATTGGAATgataagaagaggaaggaagaCGTTtggtattttgtaatttcgcGAGATAAAAACGACGAGTCGCGTGGCAGAGCTTTCATAATATCGAGCGCGTCGACGAGCGTGCATATCGCACCGCGTTTGTAATGTTTATTATCGTACAATCGTTTGCGCAATATTAAATGCAACTATACGCAAGGTGGATGTCGTAAACGCGAAGATCACGATGCCCTCTCGAGTTTAGATCGACTTGACATTCGATTCGCGGTCGTTCGCGCGACCAACAGATTCGTCTCCTCTCGAAAAGCTCGATCGCGATCGCGATCGCCGAGTTCGCAACCCGCTTTCGTCCGCGATATCGATTCGTCTTTCGATCCTACGAGTCGAGGTGAATCGTAAAATGGTTCAAGGATGCTTCGCCGTACTCTATCCTTGAGAGATCTGTACGCGAGTAGAAACCGCGAGGTATTCGCCATTTTCTCGCAGCA
This genomic interval carries:
- the LOC114873670 gene encoding facilitated trehalose transporter Tret1-like isoform X3 is translated as MKILMRADTHVNIELPGNAPVAKCTFTQVLAALSVSLGSMVVGYASSYTSPGLVSMQNNATTSFEVTKETGMWIGSIMPLSALFGGIFGGPCIEYLGRRNTIVGTAVPFIAAWLLIALATNVAMILVGRALCGFCVGIASLSLPVYLGETIQPEVRGTLGLLPTAFGNTGILICFVAGMYLDWRNLALLGASLPIPFMILMFTIPETPRWYISKGKTKRARKSLQWLRGQGTDITDELTAVEKLHVDSERNVSQGAFMELFKKNHLKPLLISLGLMFFQQLSGINAVIFYTVQIFKDAGSSIDSNISTIIVGVVNFISTFAAASVIDKLGRKMLLYISAVSMCITLFTFGTFFYMKENGSDMSEFGWIPLASLIIYVIGFSLGFGPIPWLMMGEILPVKIRGSAASVATAFNWSCTFVVTKTYEDLVSEIGAHGAFWLFGTIVLIGFVFVITCVPETRGRSLEEIEKRFTGPVRRMSAIANIKPTPMGC
- the LOC114873683 gene encoding methylmalonic aciduria and homocystinuria type D homolog, mitochondrial, producing the protein MLCFKHARKTNATALYNYLSKNHYSRRSDKSTSTYKIVGTNSENLDDVDGAVLGINSNWELLTPRGFRFYMPGGIGPAWSDVTTTVHVKTELVNFPNDERSLSVDSESKKTPLHPLNRSRSNNRQPILRCVAQDCPLLLRKGIGELFQGCLDIGSVQLTIITISQAVNGKIMRWNRELETEKLTKYFVLAASDICAKLQGMGYWADFINPFSGQPHLNLQKNSTLYKTDERFRCLGFKILHRNNCKVILSDNNVKHFLGSLYTTAPSNADFLEKILRECELETVDEA
- the LOC114873670 gene encoding facilitated trehalose transporter Tret1-like isoform X1; its protein translation is MKESYIVNNDRSRYRRLPTLSSTPRYVAFPSIIYISASKIWALQSTYFYVNCHGRSAKMLRQQRVSTPLERSIVPKYYTRVPSVARSTTTNSGINLDCASNATLVTNVSPFNSQTALIAEKKVLSAGNATALTTNHYYEENLRNNHQKALNGSHIYNPLDKDHDHDYKQLDPLLNSESSYAGIVGNKRKMSSQDIKMKESAVGSGKLHGTLQGPKESKPSLMRFTSQVLAALSVSLGSMVVGYASSYTSPGLVSMQNNATTSFEVTKETGMWIGSIMPLSALFGGIFGGPCIEYLGRRNTIVGTAVPFIAAWLLIALATNVAMILVGRALCGFCVGIASLSLPVYLGETIQPEVRGTLGLLPTAFGNTGILICFVAGMYLDWRNLALLGASLPIPFMILMFTIPETPRWYISKGKTKRARKSLQWLRGQGTDITDELTAVEKLHVDSERNVSQGAFMELFKKNHLKPLLISLGLMFFQQLSGINAVIFYTVQIFKDAGSSIDSNISTIIVGVVNFISTFAAASVIDKLGRKMLLYISAVSMCITLFTFGTFFYMKENGSDMSEFGWIPLASLIIYVIGFSLGFGPIPWLMMGEILPVKIRGSAASVATAFNWSCTFVVTKTYEDLVSEIGAHGAFWLFGTIVLIGFVFVITCVPETRGRSLEEIEKRFTGPVRRMSAIANIKPTPMGC
- the LOC114873670 gene encoding facilitated trehalose transporter Tret1-like isoform X2 — translated: MSNSRDRRQMMQPWPLCLVPFSKTKERSIVPKYYTRVPSVARSTTTNSGINLDCASNATLVTNVSPFNSQTALIAEKKVLSAGNATALTTNHYYEENLRNNHQKALNGSHIYNPLDKDHDHDYKQLDPLLNSESSYAGIVGNKRKMSSQDIKMKESAVGSGKLHGTLQGPKESKPSLMRFTSQVLAALSVSLGSMVVGYASSYTSPGLVSMQNNATTSFEVTKETGMWIGSIMPLSALFGGIFGGPCIEYLGRRNTIVGTAVPFIAAWLLIALATNVAMILVGRALCGFCVGIASLSLPVYLGETIQPEVRGTLGLLPTAFGNTGILICFVAGMYLDWRNLALLGASLPIPFMILMFTIPETPRWYISKGKTKRARKSLQWLRGQGTDITDELTAVEKLHVDSERNVSQGAFMELFKKNHLKPLLISLGLMFFQQLSGINAVIFYTVQIFKDAGSSIDSNISTIIVGVVNFISTFAAASVIDKLGRKMLLYISAVSMCITLFTFGTFFYMKENGSDMSEFGWIPLASLIIYVIGFSLGFGPIPWLMMGEILPVKIRGSAASVATAFNWSCTFVVTKTYEDLVSEIGAHGAFWLFGTIVLIGFVFVITCVPETRGRSLEEIEKRFTGPVRRMSAIANIKPTPMGC
- the LOC114873682 gene encoding clavesin-1, translating into MAKSGEEDYGCALNEETGTIARVELREDDAIREQTLDQFRHWIQKHPAIKRCRTDSAFLLRFLRTKKFSVPMAEEMLERYLTIRQLYPNWFQNLDIEDPDIEAIIDAGYLVPLMERDHHGRRVILSCAGRFDPYKYTSAQMARAHSLVVEALMDDEENQVRGYTHINDESGLTMGHLSAWSLTDIRNMLRCIQNSTPMRHKETHFVNIPSYATKVIEFGISLLNDKLRARILVHKSLEDLKASVQDPRILPKEYGGEIPLSDMIAAFKKTLKEQRDRLKALDDMYIEISSTECQHTTSDTLSGIPGSFRKLEVD